Proteins co-encoded in one Sulfurovum xiamenensis genomic window:
- the rplK gene encoding 50S ribosomal protein L11, whose amino-acid sequence MAKKITEKFKMMIPAGSANPSPPVGPALGQRGVNIMEFCKAFNEKTKDKMGYKIPVIVTVYADRSFTFETKQPPASDLIKKAANIKKGTDNPLLNKVGTITKAKLDEIIDQKIADLNTNDREMAANIIAGSCKSMGVEIVD is encoded by the coding sequence ATGGCAAAAAAGATAACTGAAAAGTTCAAAATGATGATCCCAGCTGGATCAGCAAATCCATCACCACCGGTAGGTCCTGCACTTGGACAACGTGGTGTAAACATTATGGAGTTTTGTAAAGCTTTTAATGAAAAAACAAAAGATAAAATGGGATATAAGATTCCTGTGATCGTTACAGTATATGCAGACAGAAGTTTTACATTTGAAACAAAACAACCGCCTGCAAGTGACCTTATCAAAAAAGCAGCAAACATTAAAAAAGGCACGGATAATCCACTTCTTAACAAAGTTGGAACTATCACTAAAGCAAAATTAGACGAAATTATCGATCAAAAAATTGCTGACCTTAACACAAACGACAGAGAAATGGCAGCGAATATTATTGCTGGTTCTTGTAAAAGTATGGGTGTTGAGATCGTAGACTAG
- the rplJ gene encoding 50S ribosomal protein L10: protein MTRTRKEELVAEMTAEFKDAGAIIVCDYKGMTVENLEVVRNLAKDEEIKVQVVKNKLARIALKNAGCEDVEFTETNLVIWGDAQVTPCKIADKAATDFKNTFSIKTGLIQGEVASLETINAMAKLPTRDELIGMLLNVWNAPVQNFTIGLNALAAKKEEEA, encoded by the coding sequence ATGACTAGAACTAGAAAAGAAGAACTAGTTGCAGAAATGACAGCAGAGTTTAAAGACGCTGGTGCCATTATCGTTTGTGATTACAAAGGTATGACTGTTGAGAATCTTGAAGTTGTAAGAAATCTTGCAAAAGATGAAGAGATCAAAGTCCAAGTTGTAAAAAACAAACTAGCACGTATCGCATTAAAAAATGCTGGGTGTGAAGATGTTGAGTTTACAGAAACAAACCTTGTAATCTGGGGTGATGCACAAGTTACACCTTGTAAAATCGCTGACAAAGCAGCTACTGATTTTAAAAATACTTTTTCAATCAAAACTGGTTTGATCCAGGGTGAAGTTGCTAGCTTGGAAACCATTAATGCAATGGCTAAACTTCCTACTAGAGACGAGCTTATCGGTATGCTTCTTAATGTTTGGAATGCACCGGTACAAAACTTTACAATTGGTTTGAATGCATTAGCAGCAAAAAAAGAAGAAGAGGCGTAG
- a CDS encoding DUF309 domain-containing protein, which yields MLTMNDDLEGALKTYLELLDKEEYFEAHEVLEEAWHPLRLGGHPLANLAKGLINGAITFEHIKRNRKDMKKKAKTVIASYERHKHLCTESIEHVALFQKACQKIESLKIRHAEVFDVLVP from the coding sequence ATGTTAACAATGAATGATGATCTAGAAGGTGCACTCAAAACGTACCTTGAATTGCTTGATAAAGAAGAATATTTTGAGGCACATGAAGTGCTGGAAGAGGCCTGGCATCCTTTGAGGCTCGGTGGACATCCCTTGGCGAACCTGGCAAAGGGGTTAATCAATGGGGCGATTACATTTGAACATATTAAACGTAACCGCAAAGATATGAAAAAGAAAGCGAAAACAGTTATAGCCTCTTATGAACGACATAAACATTTGTGCACAGAGAGTATTGAGCATGTAGCATTGTTTCAAAAAGCCTGTCAAAAGATCGAGTCTTTGAAAATCAGACATGCTGAGGTTTTTGATGTTTTGGTACCATAG
- the rplA gene encoding 50S ribosomal protein L1: protein MAKKPSKRREALLKLVDVTKTYSVDEAMATLKNLKSAKFDETVEVALNLNVDPRHADQMVRGSVVLPNGTGKTVRVAVFAKDAKADEAKAAGADLVGSTDLIESIQAGNIDFDIVISTPDMMGVLGKVARILGPKGLMPNPKTGTVTMDVAKAVENAKGGQVNFRVDKKGNIHAGIGKVSFSEEKIKENFVTLLETINKAKPASAKGRYITNGAISLTMSPSITLDTAELMEMK from the coding sequence ATGGCAAAAAAACCAAGTAAAAGAAGAGAAGCACTACTTAAACTAGTAGATGTGACTAAAACATATAGTGTTGATGAAGCAATGGCTACACTTAAAAACCTTAAATCGGCTAAATTTGATGAAACAGTTGAAGTTGCACTTAACTTGAACGTTGACCCAAGACATGCAGATCAAATGGTTAGAGGATCAGTTGTTCTTCCTAATGGAACTGGTAAAACAGTAAGAGTAGCAGTATTTGCAAAAGACGCTAAAGCTGATGAAGCAAAAGCAGCAGGTGCAGATTTGGTAGGTTCTACAGATCTTATCGAATCAATTCAAGCGGGTAACATTGATTTTGATATCGTTATCTCAACACCAGACATGATGGGTGTTCTTGGTAAAGTAGCAAGAATCCTTGGGCCAAAAGGACTTATGCCAAACCCTAAGACTGGTACGGTAACGATGGATGTGGCTAAAGCAGTTGAGAATGCAAAAGGTGGACAGGTTAACTTTAGAGTAGACAAAAAAGGTAACATCCACGCTGGTATCGGTAAAGTTTCTTTTTCAGAAGAGAAGATCAAAGAAAACTTTGTAACACTTCTTGAAACGATCAATAAAGCAAAACCAGCATCTGCAAAAGGTAGATATATCACGAATGGTGCGATTTCACTTACAATGAGCCCATCTATCACTTTAGATACAGCAGAATTAATGGAGATGAAATAA
- a CDS encoding TraR/DksA family transcriptional regulator: MTQEERDEIKVRIETSIHTLKEQIAILEEKVKPIAPDCSLGRLTRLEAMGEQHVNNKIMDESKLRLTRLTNALLRIDKPMLGICIECEEPIKIERMRIRPESVRCVECANLL; the protein is encoded by the coding sequence ATGACGCAAGAAGAAAGAGATGAGATCAAAGTGCGTATAGAGACAAGTATCCATACGCTTAAAGAACAGATCGCCATACTTGAAGAGAAGGTAAAACCCATTGCTCCGGACTGTTCATTGGGGAGACTCACACGTCTGGAAGCCATGGGAGAGCAGCATGTCAACAACAAGATCATGGATGAATCAAAACTGCGTCTTACAAGGCTCACCAATGCCCTTTTACGTATAGACAAACCTATGTTAGGTATCTGTATCGAGTGTGAAGAACCTATCAAGATAGAACGTATGCGTATACGCCCTGAGAGTGTACGATGTGTCGAGTGTGCAAATCTATTATAG
- the rpmG gene encoding 50S ribosomal protein L33, with translation MRETVHLGCEKCTRRNYHTNKNKKTTTEKLALKKYCKWCKCHTVHKEMKL, from the coding sequence ATGAGAGAAACAGTTCACTTAGGTTGTGAGAAATGTACAAGACGTAACTATCACACCAATAAAAACAAGAAAACGACAACAGAGAAACTTGCTCTTAAAAAGTATTGTAAATGGTGTAAGTGCCATACAGTACACAAAGAGATGAAGCTGTAA
- the nusG gene encoding transcription termination/antitermination protein NusG, with translation MAYQWYAIQTYSGSEQAVKRAIEQLVKDHGIEEKLERVVVPTEEVIEVKNGVKKITERTLYSGYAFAHIDLDTDLWHKIQSLPRVSRFIGEQKTPTALSEADIKVILDKMEQKAAPRPKVDFETGEMVRIIDGPFANFTGMVEEYDLDHGKLKLNVSIFGRNTPVEILYTQVEKIL, from the coding sequence ATGGCTTATCAATGGTATGCAATTCAAACATATTCAGGTTCTGAGCAAGCTGTAAAAAGAGCGATCGAACAACTTGTAAAAGATCATGGGATTGAAGAGAAGCTTGAACGTGTAGTCGTTCCTACAGAAGAAGTGATCGAAGTTAAAAACGGCGTAAAAAAGATTACTGAAAGAACATTGTATTCTGGGTATGCTTTCGCACATATAGACCTGGATACTGACCTCTGGCATAAGATACAATCTTTGCCAAGAGTATCTAGATTTATCGGTGAACAAAAGACACCTACTGCACTTTCAGAGGCAGATATCAAAGTGATTTTAGACAAAATGGAGCAAAAAGCTGCACCAAGACCTAAAGTTGATTTTGAAACAGGCGAAATGGTACGTATTATTGATGGTCCGTTCGCAAACTTTACAGGTATGGTAGAAGAGTATGATCTTGACCATGGTAAGTTAAAGTTGAATGTTTCAATCTTTGGTAGAAATACACCGGTTGAAATACTCTACACACAAGTAGAAAAAATACTATAA
- the rplL gene encoding 50S ribosomal protein L7/L12, producing the protein MATTKEDVLEFISNMSVLELSELVKEFEEKFGVSAQATVVAGGGAVAAEAAEEQTEFNVVLVDAGDKKINAIKAVRAITGLGLKEAKAAVEETPSVLKEGVSKEEAEDFKKQLEEAGAKCELK; encoded by the coding sequence ATGGCAACAACTAAAGAAGATGTTCTTGAGTTTATCTCAAACATGTCAGTACTTGAGCTTTCTGAGCTTGTAAAAGAATTTGAAGAAAAATTTGGTGTATCTGCACAAGCTACAGTAGTAGCTGGTGGTGGAGCAGTAGCTGCTGAAGCTGCTGAAGAACAAACAGAGTTCAACGTTGTACTTGTTGATGCAGGTGATAAAAAAATCAACGCTATTAAAGCAGTAAGAGCGATCACTGGTCTTGGTCTTAAAGAAGCGAAAGCTGCTGTTGAAGAGACTCCATCTGTACTTAAAGAAGGTGTTTCTAAAGAAGAAGCAGAAGACTTCAAGAAACAACTTGAAGAAGCTGGCGCTAAATGCGAGCTTAAATAA
- a CDS encoding LexA family transcriptional regulator: MLVLSEIIEKLKDVLSESTIGKKVFDKDVAHALNIPQATFATMKKRNSIPYEEILEFCALKKISVNWLFFDQAVDMLKEETEKFFQVHYFSDIRASAGGGAEVFDENYEVINIDEKIMRNMVGLGNTELEAIHVDGESMEPTLQDGSIVFIDRTQTNINKNGIFIASTTGGLFIKRIQQRADGMIELISDNSMYPPQAIGPDEVTIVGKVVGNIESL, from the coding sequence ATGTTAGTGCTCAGTGAAATTATAGAAAAGTTAAAAGATGTGCTCTCTGAGAGTACAATAGGAAAAAAAGTATTTGATAAAGATGTGGCACATGCTCTGAATATCCCTCAGGCAACCTTCGCGACCATGAAAAAAAGAAACTCCATTCCCTATGAAGAGATACTGGAGTTTTGTGCACTGAAGAAGATCTCTGTGAACTGGCTCTTTTTTGACCAGGCTGTGGATATGCTCAAAGAGGAGACAGAGAAGTTTTTCCAGGTGCACTACTTTTCAGATATCCGTGCCAGTGCGGGAGGGGGTGCAGAGGTCTTTGATGAGAACTATGAAGTGATCAATATCGATGAGAAGATCATGCGTAATATGGTAGGGCTGGGAAATACTGAGCTTGAGGCCATCCATGTGGATGGAGAATCGATGGAACCCACTTTGCAGGATGGAAGTATTGTTTTCATCGATAGAACACAAACCAACATCAATAAAAATGGCATCTTCATCGCATCGACTACGGGAGGGTTGTTCATCAAACGTATCCAGCAGCGTGCAGATGGGATGATAGAGCTTATCTCTGATAACAGTATGTACCCACCTCAGGCGATCGGCCCTGATGAAGTGACGATCGTAGGTAAAGTCGTAGGGAATATCGAAAGCCTATAG
- the tuf gene encoding elongation factor Tu, whose protein sequence is MAKEKFERTKPHVNIGTIGHVDHGKTTLTAAITMCLGLKTGAAAMDYDQIDNAPEERERGITIATSHVEYETETRHYAHVDCPGHADYVKNMITGAAQMDGAILVIAATDGPMAQTREHILLSKQVGVPYIVVFLNKEDQLDEEDKEEMLELVEMEVRELLSEYDFPGDDTPIVAGSAFKALEEAKAGTAGEWSEKIYKLMDEVDAYIPEPVRETDKDFLMAIEDIFTIQGRGTVVTGKVDRGTVCVGNEVEIVGLKDTQKTTVTGVEMFRKEMDCGEAGDNCGVLIRGIDKEAVQRGMVLCKPGSITPHTSFEAEIYVLTKEEGGRHTPFFNNYRPQFYVRTTDVTGSVQLQEGTEMVMPGDNVKINVELIAPVALDEGTKFAIREGGRTVGAGVVSKIIA, encoded by the coding sequence ATGGCTAAAGAAAAATTCGAACGAACGAAACCGCATGTTAACATCGGTACTATCGGTCACGTTGACCACGGTAAAACTACATTGACAGCTGCAATCACAATGTGTTTAGGTCTTAAAACTGGTGCTGCAGCAATGGATTATGATCAAATCGATAACGCACCTGAAGAGAGAGAAAGAGGAATTACAATTGCTACTTCTCACGTAGAGTATGAAACAGAAACTAGACACTATGCTCACGTTGACTGTCCAGGTCACGCGGACTACGTTAAAAACATGATTACTGGTGCTGCTCAAATGGACGGTGCGATCCTTGTTATCGCTGCGACTGATGGTCCAATGGCACAAACTAGAGAGCACATCCTTCTTTCTAAGCAAGTAGGTGTACCTTACATCGTTGTATTCTTGAACAAAGAAGACCAACTTGATGAAGAAGATAAAGAAGAGATGTTAGAGCTTGTAGAGATGGAAGTACGTGAACTTCTTTCTGAGTATGACTTCCCAGGTGACGATACTCCAATCGTAGCTGGTTCTGCATTTAAAGCACTTGAAGAAGCTAAAGCTGGTACAGCTGGTGAGTGGTCTGAAAAGATTTACAAACTAATGGACGAAGTAGATGCATACATTCCTGAGCCAGTAAGAGAAACTGATAAAGATTTCCTAATGGCTATCGAAGATATCTTTACTATCCAAGGTCGTGGTACAGTTGTAACTGGTAAAGTTGACAGAGGTACTGTATGTGTGGGTAACGAAGTTGAGATCGTTGGTCTTAAAGATACTCAAAAAACAACTGTAACTGGTGTTGAAATGTTCCGTAAAGAAATGGATTGTGGTGAAGCTGGTGATAACTGTGGTGTTCTTATCCGTGGTATCGATAAAGAAGCTGTACAAAGAGGTATGGTACTTTGTAAGCCAGGTTCAATCACTCCGCACACTTCATTTGAAGCTGAGATCTATGTTCTTACTAAAGAAGAGGGTGGTAGACACACTCCATTCTTTAACAACTATAGACCACAGTTCTACGTTCGTACAACAGACGTAACAGGTTCAGTTCAACTTCAAGAAGGTACTGAAATGGTTATGCCAGGAGACAACGTTAAAATCAATGTTGAGCTTATCGCTCCTGTTGCACTTGATGAAGGTACTAAGTTCGCTATCCGTGAAGGTGGTAGAACAGTTGGTGCCGGTGTTGTTTCTAAGATTATTGCTTAA
- a CDS encoding SagB family peptide dehydrogenase, with the protein MFWYHSTTKHSYNSVRTNPNRLSWEDQPSTYKNYPVQYEKRKLDLEKEADHFLYHIAGLTAKKSYPSGEYYLRINPSAGALYPNELYFQARGVEGIEDGIYHYEVRSSSLTLLQRITKQEGLEPYLGYSTAMQGYLFLVSAVYYRSSWKYKNRAFRYCLLDAGHLLGSIEASALLQSNAVEVRYDIDREKLNLMFGFGEREWFLSGCAMVRPIEGEKVDPIEFSLPYVEASGTFERNALIEQAYHETMQLGSCRREVKAPTFTYNTTKLQETIFTRRSQRGFQEGAITKGQFNYIMEAIHQPVPSDCDEEVSVYVVINRVLDMPLGLYKEGEYIKYGDFARKAGYLSLEQYSLSMQGAVAFFLTSKGENYQALYQKAGIIGHRLYMASLYMGIGCSGIGAYYDDEVNAFVENEEMVLYALAIGK; encoded by the coding sequence ATGTTTTGGTACCATAGTACAACCAAACACTCCTACAATTCTGTACGCACCAATCCTAACAGGCTCTCTTGGGAGGATCAACCCAGTACCTATAAAAACTATCCAGTACAGTATGAAAAACGAAAATTGGATCTGGAAAAAGAAGCAGACCATTTTCTATACCATATTGCAGGATTGACTGCAAAGAAAAGTTATCCAAGCGGAGAGTATTACCTGCGCATCAACCCTTCTGCAGGTGCGCTCTACCCTAATGAACTCTATTTTCAGGCACGAGGGGTAGAAGGTATAGAAGATGGTATATACCATTATGAAGTACGTTCCTCCTCTTTGACACTGCTACAACGTATTACCAAACAGGAGGGATTAGAACCTTATTTGGGATATAGCACCGCTATGCAAGGGTACCTGTTTTTGGTCTCTGCTGTTTATTATCGTTCTTCGTGGAAATATAAGAACCGTGCCTTCAGATATTGTCTTCTGGATGCGGGACACCTTTTAGGGAGCATAGAAGCATCCGCATTGCTTCAATCGAATGCAGTGGAAGTGCGGTATGATATAGACAGAGAAAAACTTAATCTTATGTTCGGGTTTGGGGAGAGAGAGTGGTTCTTGTCTGGGTGTGCTATGGTGAGACCGATAGAAGGAGAGAAAGTAGACCCCATAGAGTTCTCCCTCCCTTATGTTGAAGCCAGTGGAACCTTTGAACGTAATGCACTTATAGAACAGGCGTATCATGAAACAATGCAGTTGGGATCCTGCAGACGGGAAGTGAAAGCCCCTACGTTTACCTATAATACGACAAAACTCCAAGAGACGATCTTTACACGTAGATCCCAGCGAGGTTTTCAGGAAGGTGCGATCACCAAGGGACAGTTTAATTATATTATGGAAGCGATACACCAGCCTGTACCCAGTGACTGCGATGAAGAGGTCTCTGTGTATGTCGTCATCAACCGGGTGCTTGATATGCCGTTGGGACTCTATAAAGAAGGTGAGTATATAAAGTATGGAGACTTTGCCAGAAAAGCGGGGTATTTGAGTTTGGAACAGTATAGTCTCTCCATGCAGGGAGCGGTAGCCTTTTTCCTCACTTCCAAAGGAGAGAACTATCAGGCACTTTACCAGAAAGCCGGCATTATAGGACATAGACTTTATATGGCTTCACTCTATATGGGTATAGGGTGTTCTGGTATCGGGGCCTATTATGATGACGAGGTCAATGCATTTGTGGAGAATGAGGAAATGGTACTCTATGCGTTGGCGATAGGCAAGTAA
- the secE gene encoding preprotein translocase subunit SecE has protein sequence MGKLSTFIAHAKAEIHKVIFPTKVQVRQAFLAVVLVVTVISIFLALVDFLMSSIVSSVL, from the coding sequence ATGGGAAAACTTTCAACATTTATAGCACACGCGAAAGCGGAGATTCATAAAGTTATATTTCCAACAAAAGTACAAGTAAGACAAGCATTTTTAGCAGTTGTTCTCGTAGTAACTGTAATATCAATTTTTTTAGCATTGGTCGACTTTCTCATGTCATCAATCGTATCATCAGTTTTATAG
- a CDS encoding YaaA family protein has protein sequence MKILLAPSETKKTGGERSFDPSTLLFEALLPYRTKLLHTYTNVLQKGDIPTLSKMFGLKKEADILAHKKDIIHELTMKAIQRYTGVAFDHLGYDALDEKAQAYIDSHVILFSNLFGPIRASDLIPEYKLKQGEAVGGIKTEKFYHEHAAELMEAYLAEDEILDLRAGFYDKFYKPTKPYTTLKFIKEGKVVSHWAKAYRGIVLREIAKAGIETLEAFMKLPIEGLSIQEIQTKKNKTEIIYEIG, from the coding sequence ATGAAAATACTACTGGCACCAAGTGAAACCAAAAAAACAGGTGGAGAACGCTCTTTCGATCCTAGTACATTACTCTTTGAAGCGCTTTTGCCTTACAGAACCAAACTCCTGCATACCTATACTAATGTATTGCAAAAAGGGGATATCCCCACACTGTCAAAAATGTTCGGACTCAAAAAAGAAGCAGATATCCTTGCACACAAAAAAGATATCATTCATGAACTTACGATGAAAGCCATTCAAAGATATACAGGTGTAGCATTTGACCATCTGGGGTATGATGCATTGGATGAGAAGGCACAAGCATATATCGACAGCCATGTCATCCTCTTTTCAAACCTGTTTGGTCCCATCCGTGCTTCAGACCTCATCCCTGAGTATAAACTCAAACAGGGAGAGGCTGTCGGTGGCATCAAAACAGAGAAGTTTTACCATGAACACGCTGCAGAACTGATGGAAGCATACCTGGCTGAGGATGAGATACTGGATCTCCGTGCAGGTTTTTATGACAAATTCTATAAACCCACCAAACCCTATACTACACTCAAGTTCATCAAAGAGGGGAAAGTCGTTAGTCATTGGGCAAAGGCGTATAGAGGTATCGTCCTGCGTGAGATCGCCAAAGCGGGTATAGAAACCCTCGAAGCGTTCATGAAACTGCCTATAGAAGGGCTGAGTATTCAAGAGATCCAAACGAAAAAAAATAAAACTGAAATCATTTATGAGATAGGGTAA
- a CDS encoding translation initiation factor SUI1, producing MKENLFEMGAHFEEGWSSDNKKKPSQKTSTEIRPPEKHQLHVAKEKRRGKVVTIVKPFYLDKTDLQALLKTLKKKLGTGGTLKDDTLEFQGDIPELLRTYLEALGYRFKH from the coding sequence ATGAAAGAAAATCTTTTTGAAATGGGTGCACATTTTGAAGAGGGATGGTCATCGGACAATAAAAAGAAACCCTCTCAAAAAACCTCTACAGAGATCAGACCGCCAGAGAAACATCAATTGCATGTTGCAAAAGAGAAACGACGAGGTAAAGTGGTTACCATCGTCAAACCTTTTTACTTAGATAAAACAGATCTTCAGGCTCTGCTCAAAACGCTTAAAAAAAAGCTTGGTACAGGAGGTACGCTCAAAGATGACACTTTGGAGTTCCAAGGAGACATCCCTGAACTGCTGCGTACCTATTTGGAAGCTTTGGGGTATCGGTTTAAACACTAG